One window of the Dongia rigui genome contains the following:
- the pgmG gene encoding phosphoglucomutase/phosphomannomutase PgmG, with translation MLSSIFREYDIRGIVGDTLTVEIAQGIGRAFGSMIADTGLAAPRICIGCDGRLSSPALKAAVVAGLTASGAEVIDVGLGPTPMLYFAVNHLVADAGIMITGSHNPPSHNGFKMMIGRKPFYGAQIQELGQRIASGKLGQGRGSARTLDVMDTYVSRLLADAGDFSGMAIGWDAGNGAAGDAMKALTARLGGRHVLLNERIDGTFPAHHPDPTEPHNLVQLQQAVIDQKLDLGIAFDGDGDRIGAIDARGRIVSGDQLLAILAKEVLSDRPGATIIADVKASQTLFDEVARLGGKPLMWRTGHSLIKTKMAETNCPLAGEMSGHIFFADRYFGYDDALYAAVRLLGAIKRSGGSLAALRDALPAAVNTPEIRIDCPEERKFAVVAEVRDRLQARGASFNDIDGVRVQNGSGWWLLRASNTQAILVGRAEAADAKALAAQMAELRSELALSGVTLP, from the coding sequence ATGTTGTCGTCGATCTTCCGTGAATACGACATTCGCGGAATTGTTGGGGATACCCTGACCGTGGAAATCGCCCAAGGCATCGGCCGGGCCTTTGGCAGCATGATTGCCGACACGGGCCTCGCTGCGCCGCGCATCTGCATCGGTTGCGATGGTCGGCTGAGTTCACCCGCCTTGAAAGCGGCGGTCGTGGCGGGGCTGACGGCAAGCGGCGCCGAGGTGATCGACGTCGGCTTGGGCCCAACCCCTATGCTCTATTTCGCGGTCAATCATCTTGTGGCTGATGCCGGCATCATGATCACCGGCTCGCATAACCCGCCCAGCCACAATGGCTTCAAGATGATGATCGGCCGCAAGCCGTTCTATGGCGCACAGATTCAAGAGCTCGGGCAGCGGATTGCCAGCGGCAAGCTGGGCCAAGGCCGCGGTTCGGCGCGGACCCTGGACGTGATGGATACCTATGTGTCGCGGCTGCTGGCCGATGCCGGTGACTTCAGCGGCATGGCCATCGGGTGGGACGCCGGCAACGGCGCGGCGGGCGACGCCATGAAGGCGTTGACGGCCAGGCTCGGCGGTCGCCATGTGCTTCTGAATGAGCGGATCGACGGCACCTTCCCGGCCCACCATCCGGACCCGACCGAGCCGCATAATCTCGTCCAATTGCAGCAAGCCGTGATCGATCAGAAGCTGGATCTCGGCATTGCCTTCGACGGTGACGGGGACCGGATCGGCGCCATCGACGCCAGGGGGCGGATCGTTTCCGGCGATCAGTTGCTTGCCATTCTGGCCAAGGAGGTCTTGTCCGACCGGCCCGGTGCCACCATCATCGCCGATGTGAAAGCCAGCCAGACCTTGTTTGACGAAGTGGCGCGTCTGGGTGGCAAGCCCTTGATGTGGCGCACCGGCCATTCGCTGATCAAGACCAAGATGGCCGAAACCAATTGTCCGCTGGCCGGCGAGATGAGCGGGCACATCTTCTTTGCCGATCGTTATTTCGGCTATGACGATGCGCTCTACGCGGCCGTTCGCTTGCTGGGTGCCATCAAGCGCAGCGGGGGCAGCTTGGCTGCCTTGCGCGACGCCTTGCCAGCGGCCGTCAACACGCCAGAGATCCGCATCGATTGCCCGGAAGAGCGCAAATTCGCCGTGGTGGCCGAGGTGCGCGATCGGCTGCAAGCGCGCGGTGCCTCGTTCAACGACATCGACGGCGTGCGCGTGCAGAACGGGAGCGGCTGGTGGCTCCTGCGCGCATCGAACACGCAAGCGATCCTGGTCGGCCGGGCAGAGGCGGCGGACGCCAAGGCCCTTGCCGCGCAGATGGCGGAATTGCGCAGCGAGCTCGCCTTAAGCGGCGTTACGCTGCCCTAG
- a CDS encoding class I SAM-dependent methyltransferase, translating into MTADWTQGYVTETLYTDGFFRELSPAWLNYVAALKGCLPIPLDRPFTYLELGCGLGRSATVFAGAFPQARFIGVDFNPAHIALARRYAEAIGVDNISFLERGFADLQSSELPECDFIVLHGVYTWVNATARAEIRRIIRENLKPGGLVYVSYNSLPGWAAASPLRKLMVEIAADTHGDRAEAVGPALDLMEELNGVNFAYLKTNPSTAQTLKTLKARGKNYLAHEFLNSEWKLFYSVDIADEMADAKLTYLGSATLAENHVEYLVDKGTAEKINTQRSPRLRQLLLDYAINQRFRRDVFVRGHQRLDGIEREVALGAIPLGSLIPESQFTAKAKVGNREVTFAEKLFPLIKDAVKERPRTIADLRRICSAAADRPANVDHLLATLTAAGHLTPFARLSSADGNRLASVNKSVLDLAVATKSRQQMISALAGTGIAVDAVEAILYEAYLAGAKTAKALEKRLLQRLHEVGLSLSKRGQPTKTVEEQQAIAGEIVVRFLAEKSAILAQLG; encoded by the coding sequence ATGACGGCGGATTGGACACAAGGATATGTCACGGAGACCCTCTATACCGACGGGTTCTTCCGGGAGCTGTCGCCGGCTTGGCTGAACTATGTAGCCGCCCTGAAAGGCTGTTTGCCCATCCCGCTCGACCGACCCTTCACCTATCTCGAACTCGGTTGCGGCCTGGGCCGCAGCGCCACCGTCTTTGCCGGCGCCTTTCCACAGGCCCGCTTCATCGGCGTCGATTTCAACCCTGCCCATATCGCCCTGGCGCGCCGCTACGCCGAAGCGATCGGCGTCGACAATATTTCGTTTCTTGAGCGGGGCTTTGCCGATCTCCAGTCGTCGGAACTGCCGGAATGCGACTTCATCGTGCTGCACGGCGTCTATACCTGGGTGAATGCCACCGCCCGGGCCGAGATCCGGCGCATCATCCGCGAGAACCTGAAGCCGGGTGGACTGGTCTATGTCAGCTACAACTCTCTCCCGGGCTGGGCGGCGGCATCGCCCTTGCGCAAGCTGATGGTCGAAATCGCCGCCGACACGCATGGCGACCGGGCCGAAGCCGTCGGGCCGGCCCTCGATCTGATGGAAGAACTGAATGGCGTTAACTTCGCCTATCTCAAAACCAATCCGTCGACGGCCCAGACGCTGAAGACCCTCAAGGCGCGCGGCAAGAATTATCTGGCGCACGAGTTCCTGAACTCGGAATGGAAGCTTTTCTACAGTGTCGATATCGCGGACGAAATGGCCGACGCCAAGTTGACCTATCTGGGGTCCGCGACCCTCGCTGAAAATCACGTGGAATACCTGGTCGACAAGGGAACGGCCGAGAAGATCAATACCCAGCGCTCGCCAAGGCTGCGCCAATTGCTTCTCGATTATGCGATCAACCAGCGTTTCCGCCGCGATGTCTTCGTCCGCGGGCACCAGCGTCTGGACGGGATTGAACGTGAAGTGGCCCTGGGGGCGATCCCGCTGGGCTCGCTCATTCCCGAAAGCCAGTTCACGGCCAAGGCCAAGGTCGGCAACCGTGAGGTCACTTTCGCCGAGAAGCTGTTTCCGCTCATCAAGGATGCGGTCAAGGAGCGCCCCAGAACGATCGCCGATCTGCGGCGCATCTGCAGCGCGGCCGCGGATCGGCCGGCCAATGTCGATCACTTGCTGGCGACACTCACGGCTGCCGGCCATCTGACGCCGTTTGCGCGCCTTTCCTCGGCCGATGGGAATCGCCTGGCGAGCGTCAACAAATCGGTTCTCGACCTCGCCGTGGCGACCAAATCCCGGCAGCAGATGATTTCTGCCTTGGCCGGCACCGGCATTGCCGTCGACGCGGTCGAGGCAATTCTCTATGAGGCGTATCTGGCCGGCGCAAAGACCGCCAAAGCCCTTGAGAAGCGGCTGCTGCAACGGCTTCATGAAGTGGGCCTGTCGCTCAGCAAACGCGGCCAACCGACAAAGACGGTCGAGGAGCAGCAGGCAATTGCCGGCGAGATTGTCGTGCGTTTCCTGGCCGAGAAATCCGCCATCCTGGCGCAGCTGGGGTGA
- a CDS encoding response regulator encodes MDKPSIAAAKRVLVVDDEPDLRQMVAEYLARHGFAVASAGGGRELDQHFASGQPDLVLLDVTMPEEDGFSIARRLRAAHPTLPIIMLTALDEVVDRVVGLESGADDYVTKPFDLRELRARIQAVMRRAGSASGGNGQAGTAGDESVAFGDVVLDLKGRRLLHPDGREDRLTAMEFDLLQAFARHPNQVLSRDRLLDLAHNREMEPFDRSIDIRITRLRRKIERDPAKPQIIKTERGVGYIFVTPGRRVSEGREGGY; translated from the coding sequence ATGGATAAGCCGAGTATCGCCGCAGCCAAGCGGGTTCTAGTGGTTGATGACGAGCCGGACCTGCGCCAGATGGTGGCGGAGTATCTTGCACGCCATGGTTTTGCCGTGGCCAGCGCCGGTGGCGGACGTGAACTGGACCAGCATTTCGCCAGCGGGCAGCCGGATCTGGTCCTGCTCGATGTCACCATGCCCGAAGAGGACGGGTTCTCAATCGCCCGCCGCTTGCGCGCGGCGCACCCGACGCTGCCGATCATCATGCTGACGGCCTTGGATGAAGTCGTCGACCGCGTGGTCGGATTGGAGTCGGGGGCCGATGATTACGTCACCAAACCCTTCGACCTTCGCGAACTGCGTGCGCGTATACAGGCGGTCATGCGCCGGGCTGGCAGCGCCAGTGGCGGCAACGGGCAAGCCGGCACGGCGGGGGACGAGTCCGTGGCGTTCGGCGATGTGGTGCTTGACCTCAAGGGGCGCCGGCTGCTGCACCCGGATGGGCGGGAAGATCGCCTGACGGCGATGGAGTTCGATTTGCTGCAGGCCTTCGCCCGCCATCCCAACCAGGTGCTGAGCCGGGACCGCCTGCTCGACCTCGCCCATAACCGCGAGATGGAGCCGTTCGACCGCAGCATCGACATCCGAATTACAAGGCTGCGCCGCAAGATCGAACGCGATCCGGCGAAACCGCAGATCATCAAGACGGAACGTGGCGTCGGCTATATCTTTGTGACACCCGGCCGGCGGGTATCTGAAGGCCGCGAGGGAGGCTATTGA
- a CDS encoding hybrid sensor histidine kinase/response regulator, translated as MTELATRKAEDDRDLKSILDAMPTPVALFDREHNCRYANRRYLALMGKSAGQVVGHRVAEILGAEIWSQLAPHAERAASGHEARFEAWETHDDGHRCYLQRTYVPLVSASGETDGYYVVIHDLTDLTLREEELEAQRSALRGAEAVNAAVVASALDCVVVIDAEARVVSFNPMAEQTFGYRQADVIGRPISELIVPPHLRSQHSAGFERYLKTGNGNVIGRRVEVEAMRADHSIIPVELAITEVSLPGRRLFTAYLRDLTPARNAAAEIERQRETLYQNEKLAALGSLLAGVAHELNNPLSIVIGQALMLGEDLSDGVAGKDAVALANRARQIEVAAERCAKIVRSFLAIARQRKAERRRILVSDLVTAAIDLLGYTLKTSSVTVEPHIDPGLPALLGDADQLHQVIVNLILNAQQALESSSGEKRVTVRAYPDPVRASVVIQVSDTGPGVPDDIRSRIFDPFFTTKPVGIGTGIGLAVSRGMIEGHGGSLTLLPGNGGGATFEILLPVAKGELPETAAPAGAKVNPKQATPVRRRALIVDDEPEIAAMLAEILRHDGFDSALAPTGKAARQLLEQGQAPAFDVVLCDLRMPDEDGMRFYRWLAANQPSLASRVILVTGDTLGPASSRFLAEIDRPVIEKPFTPKDIRQHVAAVLAGLALTA; from the coding sequence GTGACCGAGCTCGCCACGCGCAAGGCGGAAGACGACCGCGACCTGAAGTCAATTCTTGATGCCATGCCGACACCGGTCGCGTTGTTCGACAGGGAACACAATTGCCGCTATGCGAACCGGCGCTATCTGGCGTTGATGGGCAAATCTGCCGGGCAGGTCGTCGGCCATCGTGTCGCCGAAATTCTCGGGGCCGAGATCTGGAGCCAGCTGGCACCCCATGCAGAGCGCGCGGCCAGCGGCCATGAAGCGCGTTTCGAGGCGTGGGAAACGCATGACGACGGCCATCGCTGCTACCTGCAGCGCACCTATGTGCCGCTCGTCTCCGCCAGCGGCGAAACGGACGGTTACTATGTGGTGATCCATGACCTCACGGATCTGACATTGCGTGAGGAGGAATTGGAAGCGCAGCGCTCGGCCCTGCGCGGTGCCGAAGCCGTCAATGCCGCCGTCGTTGCGTCCGCACTTGATTGCGTCGTCGTCATCGACGCAGAGGCGCGGGTGGTCAGCTTCAATCCCATGGCCGAACAGACCTTCGGTTACCGCCAGGCGGACGTCATCGGCCGGCCGATCAGCGAATTGATCGTGCCGCCGCATCTGCGCAGCCAGCACAGCGCCGGGTTCGAGCGCTATCTGAAGACCGGGAACGGCAATGTCATCGGCCGGCGCGTTGAGGTCGAGGCGATGCGCGCCGACCATTCCATCATTCCGGTCGAACTGGCGATCACCGAGGTCAGCCTGCCGGGACGGCGCTTGTTCACGGCCTATCTGCGCGACCTGACGCCGGCACGAAACGCCGCGGCCGAGATCGAGCGGCAGCGCGAAACGCTCTATCAGAACGAAAAGCTGGCAGCGCTGGGCTCCTTGCTGGCCGGGGTCGCCCACGAGCTTAATAATCCGCTTTCCATCGTCATCGGTCAGGCCTTGATGCTGGGCGAGGATCTCTCGGATGGCGTTGCGGGCAAGGATGCCGTGGCCTTGGCCAATCGCGCGCGCCAGATCGAGGTGGCGGCCGAGCGCTGCGCAAAGATCGTGCGCTCGTTCCTGGCAATCGCCCGGCAGCGCAAGGCGGAACGGCGTCGAATCCTGGTTTCGGATCTCGTCACTGCCGCCATCGATTTGCTGGGCTATACGCTCAAGACCAGCAGTGTCACCGTCGAGCCGCATATCGACCCCGGCCTGCCGGCCCTGCTTGGCGATGCCGATCAGTTGCACCAGGTCATCGTCAACCTGATCCTCAATGCGCAACAGGCATTGGAGTCGAGCAGCGGCGAAAAGCGCGTCACGGTTCGTGCCTACCCTGACCCAGTCCGCGCATCCGTGGTGATCCAGGTCAGCGATACAGGTCCGGGTGTCCCCGATGACATCCGCTCCCGGATCTTCGATCCCTTCTTCACCACCAAACCCGTCGGCATCGGCACCGGTATTGGCCTTGCCGTGTCGCGCGGCATGATTGAGGGGCATGGCGGTTCCTTGACCTTGCTGCCCGGGAATGGCGGTGGCGCCACCTTCGAAATTCTGCTGCCGGTCGCCAAGGGGGAGCTCCCGGAAACTGCTGCCCCAGCTGGTGCCAAGGTCAACCCGAAACAGGCAACACCTGTCCGCCGTCGCGCGCTGATCGTGGATGACGAACCGGAAATTGCCGCGATGCTGGCGGAAATTCTGCGCCATGACGGTTTCGACAGCGCCCTCGCCCCCACCGGCAAGGCTGCGCGTCAGTTGCTGGAGCAAGGGCAGGCCCCAGCCTTCGACGTGGTCTTGTGCGATCTGCGTATGCCTGACGAAGACGGCATGCGTTTTTACCGCTGGCTGGCGGCAAATCAGCCTTCCCTCGCCAGCCGCGTGATTCTGGTGACGGGTGACACCTTGGGGCCGGCCAGCAGCCGCTTCCTGGCCGAAATCGATCGGCCCGTGATCGAAAAGCCCTTTACCCCCAAAGACATACGCCAGCATGTGGCAGCCGTTCTGGCGGGTCTCGCCCTCACCGCCTGA
- a CDS encoding calcium-binding protein produces the protein MTDIALNDFDRTTDGAAAGNVLTGLNTLTGIAGKDIGAAPSKVTMVTFNNNTFNVDADGVQLFTAWGQLTIKADGSYTYQRNVSGNTTADIWDVNASGLSASDVFTYQIEDGKGATDTATLTINYLPDTTPLYNAATKTHVGTAYDDYIDAKALTGLVDGGAGSDKIVGGMNSDQFAGGAGNDWLQGNQGDDVLEGGAGADKLEGGADSDTASYAKSTKGVTANLADASQNGAGTDAAGDIYVSIENLTGSGYNDILTGNKIDNVLNGGGGADKLYGGKGFDQLLGGAGADELDGGEDDDLLDGGAGADNIEGGAGYDVATYASATAGITLNLQTKVHAGDAAGDKFSGIEEFEGSNFNDKMTASELGNKISGANGNDTIIGLSGEDNLYGDSGNDTIDGGWGKDKLYGGADNDTVNGGDGDDYLYGGIGNDKLSGQSGDDYVYGDSGDDIVDGGDNQDKVYGDDGNDTVLGGWGDDELFGGGDNDELIGGNGSDKLNGGTGFDYASYRYATEAVYASLNPMDPNAPVGEAIGDTFTSIEGLIGSKFADSLVGSNTSASKIYGGDGNDGIFTMDGGGDAWGEGGNDSILGGSNVDFLYGGAGNDYLEGGDNDDWLDGGAGADQFVGGNGTDSASYGSALAGVTLNLANANLSAGDAKGDAFSGIEYFYGSKFGDTFVGDLSDNQFFMLDGNDKVNAGGGADVVSGGLGLDTILGEAGDDQLYGNEDNDTLDGGEGEDTLWGGIGNDKLLGGLGKDTLYGEVGNDVLDGGADNDAISGGVGNDSLLGGLGDDELHGDEDNDTLDGGAGKDTLLGGTGDDKLLGGADNDTLKGEDGNDTLDGGDGNDTLEGGAQNDKLIGGIGDDTLDGGDGNDSLEGGVGSDDMYGQVGDDTMKGGAGNDYLGGGQGVDKLYGEAGEDTLSGGDVFDYLSGGADNDKLYGDAGDDELLGEAGNDQIFGGAGEDLLDGGAGGDKFDGGTDEDTVTYRTATAGVTVSLLLGFGTAGDASGDTYKDVENVVGSNYADDISGDGNNNDIYGKGGNDKLYGNAGDDILEGGAGADLLDGGTQTGLDIASYANSTAAVTINLLTGVNTGGDAAGDKFVNIEEIVGSSFGDKMIGDNADNWLVGFGGDDILDGGEGNDVLAGGAGNDKLYGGKGNDIIDGGEGNDVLYGGEGDDTYINNDFSSDDVVSYVDFGAAMTIDLTNTSKSTGWAQNDKYQGSLIIATGQYDDTLIGNANNTSFKGGAGNDTMTGGAGNDYLYGEDGNDIIDGGDDADHLYGGAGNDTLKGGKGEDHIYADLGADTIDGGGDYDYMTFVNATAGVTVDLASSNLNTGFAAGDTYVNIEKFFGSKFADKFYGDNNANEFYGSLGDDVLDGRGGDDSLDGGEGGDKLYGGAGNDSLWDIYGNNLLDGGIGNDTLTAGDWSDTLYGGDGNDTIWAGTGNDKAYGGADIDEVHGGKGADQIWGDGGNDKLYGDEDNDTIYGGIGTDNIWGGTGNDTLKGEDDGDVLMGEAGNDILDGGAGDDNLDGGADNDTITGGIGKDELNGGSGDDKLDGGVGDDTLLGYDGNDTLLGGDGQDALYGGAGNDTLTGGKDTDSFLFNHADTGLDKITDFKFGEDRLEFGDIFNGAGGDLQDLLDAGYEATSSGSTLTISWNDGASQIAVSGWTGGQVNGMQDLATILGDHLVISH, from the coding sequence ATGACCGACATCGCCCTCAATGATTTTGACCGGACCACCGATGGCGCAGCCGCCGGCAACGTCTTGACAGGCCTCAACACGCTGACCGGCATTGCGGGCAAGGACATCGGGGCGGCGCCGAGCAAGGTGACCATGGTCACCTTCAACAACAACACGTTCAATGTCGATGCCGATGGCGTGCAACTCTTCACCGCCTGGGGTCAGCTGACGATCAAAGCCGATGGCAGCTACACCTATCAACGCAACGTTAGTGGCAACACCACCGCTGACATCTGGGATGTCAATGCGAGCGGGCTCTCGGCATCGGACGTCTTTACCTACCAGATCGAGGACGGCAAAGGCGCCACAGACACTGCGACGCTGACCATCAACTATCTGCCTGACACCACCCCGCTCTATAACGCCGCCACCAAGACCCATGTCGGCACGGCCTATGACGACTATATCGACGCCAAAGCTTTGACGGGCCTGGTCGATGGTGGCGCGGGCAGCGACAAGATTGTCGGCGGCATGAACAGCGACCAGTTCGCTGGCGGCGCCGGCAATGACTGGCTGCAGGGCAACCAGGGCGACGACGTGCTGGAGGGTGGCGCCGGCGCCGACAAGCTGGAAGGCGGCGCTGACAGCGATACGGCCTCCTATGCCAAATCGACCAAGGGCGTCACGGCGAACCTTGCCGATGCGTCGCAGAATGGCGCCGGCACCGATGCCGCGGGGGACATCTATGTCAGCATCGAAAACCTCACTGGCAGTGGCTATAACGACATTCTGACCGGCAACAAGATCGACAACGTTCTCAATGGTGGCGGTGGCGCGGACAAGCTCTATGGCGGCAAGGGCTTCGACCAGCTTCTCGGCGGCGCTGGGGCCGACGAACTCGACGGCGGCGAAGATGACGATTTGCTGGATGGCGGCGCCGGCGCCGACAACATCGAAGGCGGTGCTGGCTACGATGTCGCGACTTATGCAAGTGCGACGGCCGGCATTACCCTCAACCTCCAGACCAAGGTCCATGCCGGCGATGCGGCGGGCGACAAGTTCAGCGGCATCGAGGAATTCGAGGGCTCGAACTTCAACGACAAGATGACCGCCAGCGAGCTTGGCAACAAGATTAGCGGCGCAAACGGCAATGACACGATCATTGGCCTGAGCGGTGAAGACAACCTTTATGGCGATAGCGGCAACGACACAATCGACGGCGGCTGGGGCAAGGACAAACTCTATGGCGGCGCCGATAACGATACGGTCAACGGCGGTGACGGAGACGACTATCTCTATGGCGGCATCGGCAATGACAAACTGTCGGGCCAAAGCGGCGACGATTATGTCTACGGCGATTCTGGTGACGACATCGTCGATGGCGGCGACAATCAGGACAAGGTCTATGGCGACGACGGCAATGACACCGTCCTCGGCGGTTGGGGCGATGACGAACTCTTTGGCGGCGGCGACAATGACGAGCTGATCGGCGGCAATGGCAGTGACAAGCTCAATGGCGGCACCGGTTTCGACTATGCCAGCTATCGCTATGCCACCGAGGCCGTGTACGCAAGCCTGAATCCCATGGACCCCAATGCGCCTGTCGGCGAAGCAATCGGCGACACCTTTACCAGCATCGAGGGGCTGATCGGATCGAAGTTCGCCGATAGCCTGGTCGGCAGCAACACCAGTGCCAGCAAGATCTATGGCGGTGATGGCAACGATGGCATCTTCACCATGGACGGCGGCGGCGATGCCTGGGGCGAAGGCGGCAACGACAGCATTCTGGGCGGGTCCAACGTCGATTTCCTCTATGGTGGCGCCGGCAACGACTATTTGGAGGGCGGCGATAACGATGACTGGCTGGACGGCGGCGCCGGTGCCGACCAGTTTGTCGGTGGCAATGGCACGGATTCGGCTTCCTATGGCAGCGCCCTCGCCGGCGTGACGCTCAACTTGGCCAACGCCAATCTCAGCGCCGGTGACGCCAAGGGCGACGCTTTTTCAGGCATCGAGTACTTCTATGGCTCGAAATTCGGCGACACATTTGTCGGCGACCTGAGCGACAATCAATTCTTTATGCTCGACGGCAACGACAAGGTGAATGCCGGTGGCGGCGCCGACGTGGTCAGTGGTGGCCTGGGCCTGGATACCATTCTGGGCGAAGCTGGCGATGATCAGCTCTACGGCAATGAGGACAACGACACGCTGGATGGTGGCGAGGGTGAAGACACCCTGTGGGGCGGGATCGGCAACGACAAGCTGCTGGGCGGTCTCGGCAAGGACACGCTCTACGGTGAAGTCGGCAATGACGTCCTGGATGGCGGCGCCGACAATGACGCGATCTCAGGCGGCGTCGGCAACGACAGCCTGCTCGGCGGCCTTGGCGATGACGAACTCCATGGCGACGAGGACAACGACACGCTCGATGGTGGCGCCGGCAAAGACACATTGCTGGGCGGGACGGGCGACGACAAGCTCTTGGGCGGGGCCGACAACGACACCCTGAAAGGCGAAGACGGCAACGACACGCTTGATGGCGGTGACGGCAACGACACCCTCGAAGGTGGCGCGCAGAACGACAAGCTGATCGGCGGCATCGGCGACGACACCCTGGATGGCGGCGATGGCAACGACAGCCTCGAAGGCGGCGTCGGCTCGGATGACATGTATGGCCAGGTCGGCGACGACACCATGAAGGGTGGCGCCGGCAATGATTACCTGGGCGGCGGTCAAGGCGTCGACAAGCTCTATGGTGAGGCCGGTGAAGACACTCTGTCCGGCGGCGATGTTTTCGATTACCTCTCTGGCGGCGCCGATAACGACAAGCTTTACGGCGATGCTGGCGATGACGAGCTGCTGGGTGAAGCCGGCAACGACCAGATTTTCGGCGGCGCGGGCGAGGATTTGCTTGATGGCGGTGCCGGCGGTGACAAGTTCGACGGTGGCACCGACGAAGACACCGTCACCTATCGCACCGCCACGGCCGGCGTCACGGTCAGTCTGTTGCTTGGCTTCGGCACGGCTGGTGACGCCAGCGGCGATACCTACAAGGATGTGGAGAATGTGGTCGGGTCGAATTATGCCGACGACATCAGCGGTGACGGAAACAATAACGATATCTACGGCAAGGGCGGCAACGACAAGCTCTATGGCAATGCCGGCGATGATATCCTGGAAGGTGGCGCTGGTGCCGACCTGCTGGATGGCGGCACCCAAACCGGCCTAGACATCGCAAGCTATGCCAACTCGACCGCAGCAGTGACGATCAATCTGCTGACCGGCGTAAATACCGGCGGTGACGCAGCCGGCGATAAGTTCGTCAATATCGAAGAGATCGTCGGGTCGAGCTTTGGTGACAAGATGATCGGCGACAATGCCGATAACTGGCTCGTCGGCTTCGGCGGCGATGATATCCTGGACGGCGGCGAGGGCAATGATGTCCTGGCCGGCGGCGCCGGCAACGACAAGCTCTATGGCGGCAAGGGCAACGACATCATCGATGGTGGGGAGGGCAATGACGTCCTCTATGGTGGCGAGGGCGACGACACCTATATCAACAACGACTTCAGTTCTGACGATGTGGTCAGCTATGTCGATTTCGGCGCCGCGATGACTATCGACCTCACGAATACCTCGAAAAGCACGGGCTGGGCCCAGAACGACAAGTATCAGGGCAGCCTGATCATCGCCACCGGCCAATATGACGACACACTGATCGGTAACGCCAACAACACTAGCTTCAAGGGTGGGGCCGGCAATGACACCATGACCGGCGGGGCCGGCAATGACTATCTCTACGGCGAGGATGGCAATGACATCATCGATGGCGGTGATGACGCGGATCATCTTTATGGCGGCGCCGGCAACGACACCTTGAAGGGCGGCAAAGGCGAAGATCATATCTACGCCGATCTCGGCGCCGACACGATTGATGGTGGTGGTGACTATGACTATATGACGTTCGTCAATGCCACGGCAGGCGTGACGGTTGATCTGGCCTCCAGCAACTTGAACACCGGCTTCGCGGCTGGTGATACTTACGTCAATATCGAGAAGTTCTTTGGCTCCAAGTTTGCCGACAAGTTTTACGGCGACAACAATGCCAATGAATTTTATGGCAGTCTCGGCGACGATGTCCTGGATGGGCGTGGCGGCGACGACTCGCTCGATGGCGGTGAAGGCGGTGACAAGCTTTATGGCGGAGCCGGCAATGATAGCCTCTGGGACATCTACGGCAATAATCTGCTCGACGGCGGCATCGGTAACGACACTCTGACCGCGGGTGACTGGAGCGACACGCTCTATGGTGGCGACGGCAATGACACGATCTGGGCCGGCACCGGCAACGACAAGGCCTATGGCGGCGCCGACATTGACGAGGTCCATGGCGGCAAGGGCGCCGACCAGATCTGGGGCGATGGTGGCAACGACAAACTCTATGGCGACGAAGACAATGACACGATCTATGGCGGCATCGGTACGGACAATATCTGGGGTGGCACCGGCAACGATACGCTGAAGGGCGAGGACGATGGCGACGTCCTGATGGGCGAGGCCGGCAACGACATTCTCGATGGCGGTGCTGGCGATGACAATCTGGACGGCGGTGCTGACAACGACACCATAACGGGCGGCATTGGCAAGGACGAGCTGAATGGCGGTTCCGGCGACGACAAGCTGGATGGCGGTGTCGGCGACGACACGCTGCTCGGCTATGATGGCAACGACACGTTGCTCGGTGGCGATGGACAGGACGCGCTCTATGGTGGCGCCGGCAACGACACTTTGACCGGCGGCAAAGATACAGACAGCTTCCTGTTCAATCATGCCGACACCGGTTTGGACAAAATCACCGACTTCAAGTTTGGCGAAGACCGCTTGGAGTTCGGCGATATCTTCAATGGCGCCGGCGGCGATTTGCAGGATCTGCTGGATGCCGGTTATGAAGCGACGTCGAGCGGCAGCACGCTGACGATTTCTTGGAATGACGGCGCCTCGCAGATCGCCGTCAGCGGCTGGACCGGCGGCCAGGTGAATGGCATGCAGGATCTGGCGACCATTCTCGGGGACCATCTCGTCATCTCGCATTGA